Below is a window of Tolypothrix bouteillei VB521301 DNA.
TTTGAGATAAAACATTTTCTCCCCATAAACGCATGACTTTCTCTATCTCTACTTGTTTTCTTTCTGAGACTAAACCAATTAATTTATGAGTTTCTAAGTCTACTAAAACGACTATAAATTTTCCTTGACCTTTGACTAAACTAATTTCATCTATTCCTAAGGAGCGCAAATTTTTTACATCAATAGGTAAAATGTTTTTGACTATAGTTTTGAGCATTGATTCGACTTCTTCTGCCGTTAAGCCATTTTTTTTAGAAACATTATTAAGTATTTATACTTATCACTGATGGATTTTAGATAGGTTTGAAACTGTAGATTGTCCACTGTTGTCACGCTCGGGTATTAGAGGACGTTTGGAAAGTCTAAAAAAACTCCAGTAACGGTGTGTCAGTAGATAAAAAAGCGACAGGGTTATTAGAGCAATGTCTAACATCATATCCGACAAACCTGACAGATAAACAATGGGAATTGTTATTAAATACTCTGAGTTCCCCGTTGTTCGCGTAGCGTCTCCGCTCCTGAGATAGCGCCTGCCGTCGGTGAATTCTATTCTCAGGGCAATTGGCACTCTTAGGGATTGTCCCACAATCTCCGCGTCTCTTCCTTGAATAGCCGATACGGAGGTTTTATCTTCTAATTCAAGCATCATCAGTATGGATACTGCCGGAGGGCATGATAGTATTGCAGTGCAATTGCATATATATCTGCCACAAGTCACGGGCAATAAATTAAATAAAAAGGTATCGGAAAATATGTTGCTCTTTCAATAGCGTTCTTGATAATTAACTGTGCCTCCTGCCTGTTTGCATATCTCTAGTATTTGTTCCGCATAATCAGCTCCTTGCAAAAAAAAATCGCTCTGAAACTGACCTATGTCAATTTGAAGTTGCTTGTATTTTTTTGACAATGAATAATTAAATATTGGGGGAGAGACTGAGTATTTGTGCTGTATCTCGCTAAAATTAGCATTCGCGATCGCTTTCGTCGTCTTTATTAAAGTAGCAAGGCTTTTAAAGTCGGCAACTATAAGGCACCCAATCGTTGCAGTATCAGTGATTGTATGTGACAACGAAGCACTCTCATCAATAGCTTCACTCTCGATATAGGTTTCTTCCCACTCAAGAAATGTACTAATTTCCTCAACTGTCACTACACGAGCCTTCCAGACAATTTGCCAAACATCATGCCAATCTGCTTCTCCTAGATAATCTGTATAGTAATTACTTCGATATGGTTTAAGCAACCAGTTTACAACCTCTCCCTCAATCCCCATGTCTTTTAGGAGAGTTTCAAAGAAATTTTTAGTTCCTATAAAAATTGAATCTTCTTCTAATTCTGTCAATACGAATTCTATTGTATAACGATGACCCTTCACAATGTATGGGTTCCAAATATAGCAATACATATGCTCAATTTCCAAATTTTATTCATTTGACACGAAAATTTCTTCCTACCTCAAACGTAAACTTACCACTTTCTCTTTAACTCCTTCCGAACTGTTTTTAAAATGCCTGAACTTCTTTGGCTGATAAATTTTGAATCATATGAGTAAGCTTTCCTTTTGAGATTTGACACACTTATCTGAAGTGCCAAACTCCTGTTGGGTTGAAGACTCAACTTTTTGATGGTCTGACATGGAAAACACCTCAATTATAGATCCTCTCATTTTCGTATCTGTAG
It encodes the following:
- a CDS encoding transposase, producing MLKTIVKNILPIDVKNLRSLGIDEISLVKGQGKFIVVLVDLETHKLIGLVSERKQVEIEKVMRLWGENVLSQIEEVSMDMTGNYKSKREKNLSKCGGNSRQISCYKNDSQGVKSGKN